The following are encoded together in the Iodobacter fluviatilis genome:
- a CDS encoding Hpt domain-containing protein, translated as MSAHTEFDLGSLVWVKSEIEQTLQKAAQALAQFGETNDSALLKHARTFLHQAYGAVQMVELTGLARFCEEIEQALVSDELSPDALEAIQCAITEASHYLEQLSAGAPNQPLRLLASFKKLAALRQATESGAELFFPQLSELELPLGLPLKSLPPEEMSGFIRLRRQRFEAGLLNWISKDVGAASIMARSLAEIAATQPNVVSRHFWWAAAGLLDGLNSHCASVDVDFKSLILRLNLQLRRLSDGSAKVAERLYRDILYALLVIETSSPLALGLRKAFALDSLLPGKDADLLSPEAVSRKQLARSLRDDMAVCKDAWSRICSGQFERLAAFLADFEPLASRSAPLSIPGLDDLWQALHQAIHRLNKLAPSDGQALEVATALLLIDNGLAIYPLLADDFPEQVDAMSQRLLNPFLNSEVPHLDAVSHQAQERLLQAQLAHEMRSNLQMVEDVLEEWFRNPDHNTELVKVEPSLRQIQGALQMLDKQQAVELLQLCQKRIEQFVRSELLLPAQEELELLAEGLSSLGFYLDDIAQSRDEPASLLGMIDKLSGALPNNLQADSLLEVLEEEPELETINTVVPPQQDLSKPLPVSDAAVDAELLEVFLEEAEEVLASIAEQLRICKHTPHDREALTVVRRSFHTLKGSGRMVGLNHLGQVAWAIEQLMNKLMQIERSASAELLDLLEQAHRAFSGWVQQLSSTGSALIEASDLIVLVDKIKAQLDEASAAPAEHVHLSVDADQAESDEVMIGTVTVSASLFALFCNEASQYLATLQNKNSDPSAYLLAAHTLGGIASTAGFRSLGELAYTLEHVVQQLGEMVIADELVLVQAVNRIASMLEAIFALQAPGFAEAEILALQNLRVQPFEISLDEAVELAPLDLDLHELHSDLVDAPLESALDLASDAQLAELTLASDDLELPLLDSAELSLANEEVEHALEADAEAPLHLVSPLLENLLAVEPSLANEEIEHAVEAEAPSHLASPLLENLLAAEPSLANEEIEHAVEAEAPSHLVSPLLENLLAAEPSLANEDIEHAVEAEAPSHLASPLLENLLAAEPSLANEDIEHAVEAEAPLHLVSPLLENLLAVEFSLANEDIEHAVEAEAPSYLESSLLDGLLAEPNLAEADIATSLEPALHGLQVAESSLEVAAEQAKKISENELKTIASPLLDGLLDVDSSSTTGPLDDFEDDIEFEQHAALADLLEIDPDFLDPLHGLQRKAELDSEQFDDIDEQLLPVFIEEADELIQQMSASLRGLRVPEPDQKDARALARVLHTFKGSARMAGAMRMGEVIHQMESRLLAAGSHYSSSLLDAFDADFDLIQMLAEELKGGKKPEEVIAPVVAKLVEVDTSTTIRVKSELMDQLVNQAGEVSIARSRIEAEMLTMKSSLLDLTENVNRLRSQLRELEIQAESQMQAKVKEHDGDEANFDPLEFDRFTRLQEITRFIAESVHDVATIQQNLLKNHDDSSSALSQQARMTKELQQSLMRVRMVPFSSLSERLYRLTRQTGKEVGKKVNLELRGGRVEIDRGVLDQMMSPFEHMLRNAIDHGLESTEQRLALGKSEFGEVQVEVRQEGNELVLLLKDDGKGLDLTRLRAKGLEKGLINNNASDQMVTELIFEPGITTASSLTTLSGRGIGMDVVKNKLGDLGGHIDVSSETGVGTTFTIYLPLTLAVTQVVLVKANGQQYAIPSGMVEQVQEIKLGPLESIYENRFQEWMDSRYPFAYFPRLLGDTQSVPEQKRYNTVILLRSGSSRMALHVDELLRNQEVVVKAIGPQLARIPGVTGATVLGNGDVVMIMNPLSLLARGETRSTAIHISPEALKTTPVVMIVDDSLTVRKITGRLLAREGFQVLTAKDGLDALQQLSDIKPDVMLVDIEMPRMDGFEFTRNVRANEGTRHIPIIMITSRTADKHKNYAFELGVNTFLGKPYQEEELLGYIRGFIQA; from the coding sequence ATGAGCGCGCATACCGAATTCGATCTGGGCTCTCTGGTCTGGGTCAAGAGCGAAATCGAGCAAACATTACAAAAAGCAGCGCAAGCGCTGGCTCAATTTGGCGAGACTAACGATAGCGCATTGCTTAAGCATGCCCGTACTTTTCTGCATCAGGCCTATGGCGCTGTGCAAATGGTAGAACTCACGGGCTTGGCACGTTTTTGTGAAGAAATTGAGCAGGCGCTTGTATCAGATGAGCTTAGTCCTGATGCCTTAGAGGCAATTCAGTGTGCAATTACTGAAGCCAGCCATTATCTAGAGCAGCTCTCCGCTGGCGCACCTAATCAGCCGCTTAGACTGTTGGCTAGCTTTAAGAAGCTAGCGGCATTACGCCAAGCGACTGAAAGCGGTGCTGAATTATTTTTCCCGCAATTATCCGAATTAGAACTGCCACTTGGTTTGCCGCTGAAAAGCCTGCCTCCTGAAGAGATGAGTGGCTTTATCCGGCTGCGCCGCCAGCGTTTTGAGGCAGGCTTGCTAAATTGGATTAGCAAAGATGTAGGTGCTGCTAGCATTATGGCAAGGAGCTTGGCAGAGATTGCCGCGACTCAACCAAATGTTGTTTCTCGGCACTTTTGGTGGGCAGCTGCAGGCTTGTTAGATGGATTAAATAGCCATTGCGCATCAGTAGATGTCGATTTTAAATCACTGATTTTACGGCTCAATTTACAGCTTCGTCGCCTAAGCGACGGCTCTGCCAAGGTGGCTGAGCGCCTGTATCGCGATATTTTATATGCTTTGTTGGTTATAGAAACAAGCAGTCCTTTGGCGCTTGGTCTACGTAAAGCGTTTGCTTTGGATAGCTTATTGCCAGGAAAAGATGCTGATTTGCTTTCCCCTGAGGCTGTTTCGCGTAAGCAGCTGGCCCGTAGTTTGCGGGATGATATGGCAGTATGCAAAGACGCTTGGAGCCGAATTTGTTCTGGTCAGTTTGAGCGTCTTGCCGCTTTTTTGGCAGATTTTGAGCCTTTGGCCTCGCGTTCAGCCCCTTTAAGCATTCCTGGTTTAGATGATTTATGGCAGGCATTGCACCAAGCGATACATCGCTTAAATAAACTGGCACCTAGCGATGGGCAGGCTTTGGAAGTGGCCACAGCTCTATTGTTAATCGATAACGGCTTGGCTATTTATCCGCTCTTGGCTGATGATTTCCCTGAGCAAGTGGATGCAATGAGCCAGCGCTTATTAAATCCATTTTTAAATAGCGAAGTGCCTCATTTAGATGCGGTTTCTCACCAAGCACAAGAGCGCTTATTGCAAGCGCAGCTTGCGCATGAAATGCGTAGCAATTTACAAATGGTTGAAGATGTATTGGAGGAATGGTTCCGTAATCCTGATCACAATACAGAGTTGGTTAAAGTAGAGCCTAGCCTGCGCCAAATTCAAGGCGCATTGCAAATGCTGGATAAGCAGCAGGCGGTTGAGCTGTTACAGCTATGTCAAAAGCGGATTGAGCAATTTGTTCGTAGCGAGCTATTACTGCCTGCTCAAGAAGAGTTAGAACTCTTGGCAGAAGGGTTATCCAGTCTTGGTTTTTATCTGGATGATATTGCACAAAGCCGCGATGAGCCGGCGTCTTTGCTGGGTATGATCGATAAACTCTCCGGTGCGCTGCCGAATAATCTACAAGCAGATAGTTTACTTGAGGTGTTAGAAGAAGAGCCTGAACTAGAAACGATTAACACGGTTGTGCCTCCACAGCAAGACCTATCTAAGCCTTTACCTGTATCAGATGCTGCAGTAGACGCTGAGTTGCTTGAAGTGTTCTTAGAAGAAGCGGAAGAGGTCTTGGCCAGCATTGCAGAGCAGTTACGCATCTGTAAACACACCCCGCATGATCGCGAAGCACTGACCGTTGTAAGACGCAGTTTCCACACCTTAAAAGGCAGTGGTCGGATGGTGGGCCTGAATCACTTAGGGCAAGTGGCGTGGGCGATAGAGCAGCTTATGAATAAGCTGATGCAAATTGAACGATCGGCAAGCGCCGAACTTCTCGATTTGCTTGAGCAAGCGCATCGGGCGTTTTCTGGCTGGGTGCAGCAGCTTTCTAGCACCGGTTCTGCACTGATTGAGGCAAGTGATCTAATTGTCTTGGTAGATAAAATAAAAGCGCAGCTAGACGAGGCATCTGCAGCACCAGCAGAACACGTGCATTTATCAGTAGACGCCGATCAAGCAGAAAGCGATGAAGTGATGATAGGCACCGTAACGGTGTCTGCATCTCTGTTTGCGTTATTTTGTAATGAAGCTTCGCAGTATCTGGCGACCTTGCAAAATAAAAATAGTGACCCATCTGCCTATCTATTGGCGGCTCATACCTTGGGTGGTATTGCCTCTACGGCGGGTTTTCGCAGCCTAGGTGAGTTAGCCTATACCCTAGAGCATGTGGTGCAGCAGCTTGGTGAAATGGTCATTGCGGACGAGCTGGTGTTGGTGCAAGCGGTTAATCGCATTGCTTCTATGCTAGAAGCAATTTTTGCGCTGCAAGCCCCTGGCTTTGCTGAGGCAGAAATTCTTGCACTGCAAAACTTGCGTGTTCAACCTTTCGAAATTTCTTTAGATGAAGCCGTAGAGCTAGCGCCACTTGATTTAGATTTGCACGAGTTGCACAGCGATCTCGTAGATGCCCCATTAGAGAGTGCTTTAGACCTTGCTAGTGATGCCCAACTGGCTGAGCTGACATTGGCTAGCGATGATCTTGAATTGCCCTTGTTGGATAGCGCCGAGCTTAGTCTGGCCAATGAAGAAGTTGAACACGCCCTAGAAGCCGATGCTGAAGCGCCTCTTCATCTAGTGTCGCCATTATTAGAGAATTTGTTAGCTGTTGAGCCTAGTCTGGCCAATGAAGAGATTGAACATGCCGTTGAGGCTGAAGCGCCTTCTCATCTAGCGTCGCCATTATTAGAAAATTTGTTAGCCGCCGAGCCTAGTCTGGCCAATGAAGAGATTGAACATGCCGTTGAGGCTGAAGCGCCTTCTCATCTAGTGTCGCCATTGTTAGAAAATTTGTTAGCCGCCGAGCCTAGTCTGGCCAATGAAGATATTGAGCATGCCGTTGAGGCTGAAGCGCCTTCTCATCTAGCGTCGCCATTGTTAGAAAATTTGTTAGCCGCCGAGCCTAGTCTGGCCAATGAAGATATTGAGCATGCCGTTGAGGCTGAAGCGCCTCTTCATCTAGTGTCGCCATTATTAGAAAATTTGTTGGCTGTTGAGTTTAGTCTGGCCAATGAAGATATTGAGCATGCCGTTGAAGCTGAAGCGCCTTCTTATCTAGAATCGTCATTATTAGACGGCTTGTTAGCTGAGCCTAACTTGGCTGAAGCGGATATTGCTACGTCTCTTGAACCGGCTTTACACGGCTTGCAAGTAGCAGAGTCATCTTTGGAAGTGGCGGCAGAGCAAGCCAAAAAAATCAGTGAAAACGAGCTAAAAACTATTGCCTCACCATTATTAGATGGGTTGTTGGATGTTGATTCTTCAAGCACTACTGGGCCATTGGATGACTTTGAAGATGATATTGAGTTTGAGCAGCATGCGGCCTTGGCCGATTTGCTGGAGATTGATCCTGATTTCTTAGATCCTTTGCACGGCTTGCAGCGTAAGGCGGAGCTAGATAGCGAGCAGTTTGACGATATCGATGAGCAGCTATTGCCGGTGTTTATTGAAGAAGCCGATGAGCTGATTCAGCAAATGAGTGCGTCATTGCGCGGCTTACGTGTGCCAGAGCCAGATCAAAAAGATGCCCGTGCTTTAGCCCGCGTTTTACACACCTTTAAAGGTAGCGCGCGTATGGCCGGTGCGATGCGGATGGGTGAGGTGATCCATCAAATGGAAAGCCGCTTGCTGGCAGCAGGCAGCCATTATTCTTCGTCGCTATTAGACGCCTTTGATGCCGATTTTGATTTGATTCAAATGCTGGCCGAAGAGCTAAAAGGTGGCAAGAAGCCAGAAGAGGTTATTGCTCCCGTTGTGGCGAAGCTGGTGGAGGTGGATACCAGCACTACAATCCGAGTGAAATCAGAGCTGATGGATCAGCTGGTAAATCAGGCTGGTGAGGTATCGATCGCGCGATCGCGTATTGAAGCCGAAATGCTGACGATGAAATCATCCCTGCTCGATTTAACAGAAAACGTAAATCGTTTGCGCAGCCAGCTGCGTGAGCTGGAAATCCAAGCAGAATCGCAAATGCAGGCCAAGGTGAAAGAGCACGATGGGGATGAGGCAAACTTTGACCCACTTGAATTCGATCGCTTTACCCGCTTGCAAGAAATAACCCGCTTTATCGCTGAAAGCGTGCATGACGTGGCTACTATTCAGCAAAACTTGTTGAAAAACCATGACGATTCTAGTTCGGCGCTATCTCAACAAGCGCGGATGACCAAGGAGCTACAACAAAGCCTGATGCGGGTACGTATGGTGCCGTTTAGTAGCTTGTCTGAGCGCCTATACCGCCTGACTCGTCAGACCGGTAAAGAGGTTGGGAAGAAAGTCAACTTGGAATTACGTGGTGGCCGAGTAGAAATCGATCGTGGCGTACTCGATCAAATGATGTCGCCGTTTGAACATATGCTGCGTAACGCTATCGATCATGGCTTAGAAAGCACTGAGCAGCGGCTTGCGTTAGGTAAGTCAGAGTTTGGTGAAGTACAGGTAGAAGTTCGCCAAGAAGGCAATGAGCTGGTCTTGCTACTAAAAGATGATGGTAAGGGCCTAGACTTAACTCGTTTGCGTGCTAAAGGTCTTGAAAAAGGCCTCATTAATAACAACGCCAGTGATCAAATGGTCACTGAGCTGATTTTTGAGCCGGGCATCACTACAGCTAGCAGCTTAACCACTTTATCTGGCCGTGGTATTGGTATGGATGTGGTGAAAAATAAGCTAGGGGATTTGGGTGGCCACATTGATGTAAGTAGCGAAACTGGCGTTGGTACTACGTTTACAATCTACCTGCCCTTGACCTTGGCGGTAACGCAAGTGGTCTTGGTGAAGGCTAATGGCCAGCAATATGCGATTCCATCTGGCATGGTGGAGCAGGTGCAGGAAATTAAGCTGGGGCCACTAGAGAGTATTTATGAAAACCGCTTTCAAGAGTGGATGGATTCTCGCTATCCCTTTGCCTATTTCCCAAGGCTTTTAGGCGACACGCAGTCTGTACCAGAGCAAAAACGCTATAACACCGTCATTTTGCTACGTAGCGGTAGCAGCCGTATGGCCTTGCATGTTGACGAGCTGCTGCGTAATCAAGAGGTGGTGGTGAAAGCGATTGGGCCGCAATTAGCGCGGATTCCAGGCGTAACGGGCGCAACAGTATTGGGTAACGGTGACGTGGTGATGATTATGAATCCACTTTCGCTGTTAGCTCGTGGGGAAACGCGCAGTACTGCGATTCATATCAGCCCAGAAGCACTGAAAACCACGCCGGTAGTGATGATTGTGGATGATTCACTGACCGTACGTAAAATCACTGGGCGCTTATTGGCGCGTGAAGGCTTCCAAGTTCTGACGGCCAAAGATGGTTTGGATGCCTTGCAGCAACTATCTGATATTAAACCTGATGTAATGTTGGTGGATATCGAAATGCCGCGTATGGATGGCTTTGAATTTACCCGGAATGTGCGTGCCAATGAGGGTACACGCCATATCCCTATCATTATGATTACCTCACGCACGGCGGATAAGCATAAAAACTATGCTTTCGAGCTAGGAGTAAATACTTTCCTTGGCAAGCCTTACCAAGAAGAAGAATTACTCGGCTATATTCGCGGGTTTATTCAGGCTTAG
- a CDS encoding methyl-accepting chemotaxis protein, with product MALNLDGVKRLFSGLKKAAPVPENSEPAKSTIMGRISLPDADDAKLNKPLPLIGALPLRQQMALLLIVMLVSAALFIVTAFVAFQSSSFNAERRAVSTEMQMLSQRIARASTQAVQGKPDAFATLKDSYDKFDSNLTQLSAGDFFFSLLAKSPDQLINSVRQTWVQSFAPNKSRPTVDTILKREKALVSLGQSVGSINSTDASLLENIQQFTTMLGENGGTMRELDYAHQLSMLSQRMAKNANAVLGSDLINPEVVFLLGKDVSVFNEIVTAFGDGKNPELPIRAISSSQMASKLSDIRNRFQDFEVVVTSFSKNMQPLVSSRLANQSIVLDSEKLLKETSELADTYENRVGGFLINALQVGFIAVSLLALFLLVRTFNQEAVRRRLVLEAENKKNQEAILRLLNEMADLADGDLTVRASVTEDLTGAIADSINYTIEELRSLITKINRATGQVNSATQEAQGISDELLAAAERQSTEIKDTNSTVEQMVTSIRGVSSNAAESANVAQSSLMAAEKGAEAVQNQIKGMGEIREQIQETAKRIKRLGESSQEISEIVELISDITEQTNVLALNAAIQAAAAGEAGRGFSIVAEEVQRLAERSGEATKQISAIVKTIQTDTHDAVAAMEVSTQGVVEGAKLSDAAGRALTEIGQVSRDLARLIESIAHETEDQTLLASKVNISMRDILAITEQTSAGTKQSATAVGQLTALAQELKDSASGFKL from the coding sequence ATGGCACTAAATCTGGATGGCGTAAAACGCCTCTTTTCCGGACTTAAAAAAGCAGCTCCTGTTCCAGAAAATTCTGAGCCTGCAAAATCAACAATTATGGGCCGGATCAGCTTGCCTGATGCCGACGATGCAAAGCTAAACAAACCCCTTCCTCTGATTGGAGCTTTGCCGCTACGGCAGCAAATGGCTTTATTACTGATCGTGATGTTAGTTTCAGCGGCCTTGTTTATTGTTACGGCCTTTGTTGCTTTTCAAAGCTCTTCCTTTAATGCCGAGCGTCGTGCGGTTTCCACTGAAATGCAAATGCTTTCGCAGCGTATTGCGCGTGCATCTACGCAAGCTGTACAGGGTAAGCCTGATGCGTTTGCCACACTAAAAGACTCCTATGACAAGTTTGATAGCAATTTAACGCAATTATCTGCAGGTGATTTTTTCTTTAGTTTATTGGCAAAAAGTCCTGATCAATTAATTAATTCAGTGCGTCAAACATGGGTGCAATCGTTTGCACCGAACAAGTCTCGGCCAACAGTCGACACCATTCTCAAGCGAGAAAAAGCCTTGGTGAGCTTGGGTCAATCGGTGGGCTCAATTAATAGTACAGATGCCTCCTTGCTGGAAAATATTCAGCAATTTACCACTATGCTTGGGGAGAATGGCGGGACGATGCGTGAGCTGGATTACGCACACCAATTATCCATGCTGTCGCAACGGATGGCTAAAAACGCTAATGCGGTTTTGGGTAGCGACTTGATTAACCCAGAAGTGGTGTTCTTGTTGGGTAAAGATGTATCGGTATTTAATGAAATCGTGACGGCATTTGGGGATGGTAAAAATCCAGAATTACCTATTCGGGCGATTTCAAGCTCGCAAATGGCAAGTAAATTAAGTGACATTCGCAACCGTTTCCAGGATTTTGAAGTTGTAGTTACCTCTTTTTCTAAAAATATGCAGCCTTTGGTCAGCTCGCGATTAGCTAACCAAAGTATTGTTTTGGATTCTGAAAAACTACTGAAAGAAACCAGTGAATTAGCTGACACCTATGAAAATAGAGTAGGTGGGTTTTTAATTAACGCCCTGCAGGTGGGTTTTATTGCGGTTTCATTGCTGGCTCTATTTTTACTGGTACGGACATTTAACCAAGAAGCCGTTCGCCGCCGTTTGGTACTAGAAGCTGAAAACAAAAAGAATCAGGAGGCTATTTTGCGCTTGCTGAATGAAATGGCCGACTTAGCCGACGGTGATTTGACCGTGCGCGCTTCGGTTACTGAAGATTTGACTGGTGCGATTGCCGACTCGATTAACTATACCATTGAAGAACTGCGCTCCCTGATTACCAAGATTAACCGTGCCACTGGCCAGGTTAACTCGGCCACCCAAGAGGCTCAGGGTATTTCGGATGAGTTGTTGGCCGCTGCGGAACGTCAGTCAACCGAGATTAAAGACACTAATAGCACGGTTGAGCAGATGGTTACCTCGATTCGAGGCGTGTCCTCCAATGCTGCCGAATCAGCCAACGTTGCGCAATCCTCCCTGATGGCTGCTGAAAAAGGTGCTGAAGCGGTACAGAATCAGATTAAGGGGATGGGCGAGATTCGCGAGCAGATTCAAGAAACTGCAAAACGGATTAAACGTTTGGGTGAAAGCTCTCAAGAAATTAGTGAAATTGTTGAATTGATTTCTGACATTACTGAACAGACCAACGTTTTGGCGTTGAACGCGGCGATTCAGGCTGCTGCAGCGGGTGAAGCAGGTCGAGGCTTCTCGATTGTTGCGGAAGAAGTGCAACGCTTGGCGGAGCGCTCTGGTGAGGCGACTAAGCAGATTAGTGCGATTGTGAAAACTATTCAAACCGATACCCACGATGCGGTTGCCGCGATGGAAGTGTCAACACAGGGTGTGGTTGAAGGGGCGAAGCTATCAGATGCCGCTGGCCGTGCGCTGACTGAGATTGGTCAGGTTTCGCGTGATTTGGCGCGCTTGATTGAATCGATTGCGCATGAAACGGAAGATCAAACATTACTGGCAAGTAAAGTGAATATCTCAATGCGCGACATTTTGGCGATTACCGAGCAAACCTCGGCAGGTACCAAGCAATCAGCAACTGCGGTGGGGCAGTTGACTGCACTCGCGCAAGAGCTGAAAGACTCGGCATCGGGCTTTAAGCTTTAA
- a CDS encoding chemotaxis protein CheW, whose translation MAKRISLREYQEGVMARLRSVAATAQVDARLGVKIGGENWLLDLSDVAEVMPLPAISPVPLVHAWFKGVANLRGNLVSVSDLAEFIGAGSLSATPAARLLLLHPRHILHSAILVDRMLGLKHLADLTPDQALERSGEWVGDAYRDASGITWRSLDIQALVAQPAFLQTGQI comes from the coding sequence ATGGCCAAACGGATTAGTCTGCGTGAATATCAAGAAGGGGTAATGGCTCGCTTAAGAAGTGTTGCCGCTACCGCTCAAGTAGATGCCCGTTTGGGTGTGAAAATAGGCGGAGAGAATTGGTTGCTTGATTTATCTGATGTTGCCGAAGTAATGCCTTTGCCTGCGATATCGCCAGTGCCTTTAGTGCATGCATGGTTTAAAGGCGTGGCAAATTTGCGAGGTAATTTGGTCAGTGTCAGTGATTTAGCTGAATTTATTGGGGCAGGCAGTTTATCTGCCACGCCAGCAGCTCGGTTATTGCTTCTACATCCTCGCCATATCTTGCATTCGGCTATTTTGGTAGATCGGATGTTGGGGTTAAAGCATTTGGCCGATTTAACTCCAGATCAGGCATTAGAAAGATCGGGAGAGTGGGTAGGGGACGCATATCGTGATGCCTCAGGCATTACTTGGCGTAGTTTAGATATTCAAGCATTAGTTGCGCAGCCTGCTTTCTTGCAAACAGGTCAAATATAG
- a CDS encoding response regulator: protein MSIRKILIVDDSPTERHFLGELLNKNGFQVLTAESGEEAIAKVKEIMPDLILMDVVMPGMNGFQATRTISRDEATKHIPIIMCTSKNQETDMVWGRRQGAVEYVVKPVDSQELLAKIAAL from the coding sequence ATGAGTATTAGAAAAATATTGATCGTCGATGATTCGCCAACTGAACGCCACTTTTTGGGCGAATTGCTCAATAAAAATGGTTTTCAAGTGTTGACTGCCGAGTCAGGTGAAGAAGCCATAGCAAAGGTCAAAGAAATTATGCCTGACCTTATTTTAATGGATGTAGTGATGCCAGGGATGAATGGCTTCCAAGCTACACGCACCATAAGCCGTGATGAAGCCACAAAACATATTCCGATTATTATGTGTACGTCTAAAAACCAAGAAACAGATATGGTCTGGGGGCGCAGGCAAGGTGCAGTAGAATACGTAGTTAAACCAGTTGATTCTCAAGAGCTGCTTGCTAAAATTGCAGCACTGTAA
- a CDS encoding response regulator, with translation MSKLAGIKVMVIDDSNTIRRSAEIFLGQAGCEVILAEDGFDALAKISDRLPDVIFVDVMMPRLDGYQTCSLIKKNPRYKMTPVIMLSSKDGLFDRARGRMVGSDEYLTKPFTKDSLLQAVSAHIRLD, from the coding sequence ATGTCAAAGCTCGCCGGAATAAAAGTCATGGTGATTGATGACAGCAATACCATACGTAGGAGTGCTGAAATATTTCTTGGTCAAGCAGGGTGTGAGGTTATTCTGGCCGAAGATGGCTTTGATGCTTTGGCCAAAATCAGTGATCGCTTGCCTGATGTGATTTTTGTTGATGTCATGATGCCAAGGCTAGATGGCTACCAAACTTGCTCGCTGATTAAAAAGAATCCACGTTATAAAATGACGCCCGTTATCATGTTGTCTTCTAAAGATGGTTTATTTGATCGTGCTAGGGGCCGAATGGTGGGCTCTGACGAGTATTTGACTAAGCCTTTTACCAAAGATAGCCTACTGCAGGCTGTTAGTGCACATATCAGGCTTGATTAA
- the yihA gene encoding ribosome biogenesis GTP-binding protein YihA/YsxC yields MSLFQGLQFLTTVNDLKALPADGMEVAFAGRSNAGKSSAINTLANHTRLAFVSKTPGRTQHINYFQFGNANNRLVDLPGYGYAEVPVSVRQHWEKLLSQYLVRRTNLIGLVLIMDSRRPLTDLDRQMLNWFRPTGKPIHCILTKCDKLNRQEQIAILRKVEAEFADESMITVQLFSSSKKLGVDITEKVVGGWFDAMNYRENLIAGDDDLKEGNSEPTDGG; encoded by the coding sequence ATGTCGCTTTTTCAAGGCTTGCAATTCCTGACAACCGTCAATGACCTGAAGGCTCTTCCGGCTGACGGTATGGAAGTTGCATTCGCCGGTCGCTCCAACGCCGGCAAGTCCAGTGCTATCAATACACTGGCCAACCATACGCGGCTTGCCTTTGTTTCTAAAACACCAGGCCGTACTCAACACATCAACTATTTTCAATTTGGTAACGCGAATAATCGTCTTGTCGATTTACCTGGTTATGGTTATGCCGAAGTACCTGTGTCAGTTAGACAACACTGGGAAAAATTGCTTAGTCAATATCTGGTCCGTCGGACAAATTTAATCGGTCTTGTGCTCATTATGGACTCCCGCCGCCCACTTACTGATTTAGATCGGCAGATGCTGAATTGGTTTCGCCCGACGGGTAAGCCGATTCATTGCATTTTAACGAAGTGCGATAAACTTAATCGTCAGGAACAGATTGCGATTTTACGTAAGGTAGAAGCGGAGTTTGCTGATGAGTCCATGATTACCGTTCAGCTCTTTTCTAGCTCTAAAAAGTTAGGTGTAGATATCACGGAAAAGGTTGTTGGTGGCTGGTTTGACGCCATGAATTACCGTGAAAATTTGATTGCTGGCGATGATGATTTAAAAGAAGGAAATTCAGAACCGACAGACGGGGGCTAA
- a CDS encoding c-type cytochrome: MRRAPVAAIIATLLMMAPTAFAAGSTKADPAKGKILADKVCAACHGVDGNSAASANPSLAGQHPEYIVKQLAEFKAGKRKNPVMMGMAAPLSPEDMQNIAAYFSTQQAKDRGASDKALIEAGKKIYRGGIMAKGVPACMACHGPSGAGIPGQYPRMGGQHSAYVLAQLNAFRSEDPNVSRANNQVMKDISSRMSDNEIKAVAEYIQALH; encoded by the coding sequence ATGCGCCGTGCGCCTGTTGCAGCAATCATTGCCACACTTTTGATGATGGCCCCGACCGCATTTGCCGCCGGCAGCACGAAAGCAGATCCGGCCAAAGGTAAAATACTGGCTGATAAAGTCTGTGCGGCCTGTCATGGCGTAGATGGCAATAGTGCGGCTTCTGCAAATCCTAGCCTTGCAGGCCAACATCCTGAATATATTGTAAAACAATTGGCCGAGTTCAAGGCCGGTAAGCGCAAAAATCCCGTAATGATGGGTATGGCAGCGCCTTTGTCCCCTGAAGACATGCAAAATATTGCCGCCTATTTCTCTACCCAACAAGCCAAAGATCGTGGCGCTTCTGATAAAGCGTTGATCGAAGCAGGTAAGAAAATCTATCGCGGTGGAATTATGGCGAAAGGGGTTCCTGCCTGTATGGCCTGCCACGGACCATCTGGCGCGGGTATTCCAGGGCAGTACCCACGTATGGGTGGTCAGCATTCAGCCTATGTACTGGCCCAGTTAAATGCTTTCCGCAGCGAAGATCCTAATGTTAGCCGTGCCAATAATCAGGTTATGAAAGATATTTCGAGCAGAATGTCAGACAACGAAATCAAAGCCGTAGCAGAGTACATTCAAGCGCTACATTGA